In Oreochromis niloticus isolate F11D_XX linkage group LG12, O_niloticus_UMD_NMBU, whole genome shotgun sequence, the DNA window TAGGCTTGGGCTATTTATGAGCTTAGATTTttgttaattatttaattaattaaatcctTATTGATATGAACATGCTTCAGCTGTGATTATATTACATGAGAAAAAGTTAGTGTGGAGGAGAATcagtaaaaaaagaacaaacaaaaaaaacagccttctgttttatttcctgtaCAGAAACCCACTGTTCGACATGACaagatgaaaaatacaaatttatGAATACTGCTTACTATTTTTGGTGTTGTTATATATTTAGCAGTCAAATTAAGAACGATCTTACTGTttagaactaaaaaaaaaagggtggcACAGTCGCCGTACCAAATTTCTATATTCACTTATGTACAGAGGTCTCTTTACTAAATGTTAAACAACTTCAGCATCACTGCTAGAGTTGATGTTGGATTACTATCATGGATTACAGCCTTCAATCAGCTTAAATCCAATGATGATTGATAAGTTTGTTTGATTTAGATCAATAGTTAAATTAGATGTTGTCTTAGAAGACACCTCgagtgatttttatttatttatttattttttcattactaTCACAGCATCACTTTGCCATAGTAATAAGCTTAAATGCCTCTTTTAGTTGATATCAAGGTAGGTTGTGTTTATGATAAACTTTCTGTCTTCCCCACAAAGGTGGACCCCATGTTTCAGCGGATGGCCTCATCCTTTGATGAGAGCAGCACAGCTGGAGTCTTCCTGTCAGTTCTGTTCAGTGAGAGCAGTCGCTGCGAGCTGCTCTTTCCATCCCACATGACCCTCCTGCAGTCCAGACCCGCCTactctcctccacctccacagGGGGTCCCAGCATCCCCATTCATGGGTAAAAGTCTTTCACTAAGCCCAATAAATTCATTTACACTTGGACGTTAAATATTGTGCCGCTAGTTGGATGTTCATATGAACCCTTAGCACTGTATCACTGTCATCCTTCGGTTTCTCCCAGAAATGAAAACTTGTCTTTCTGTAACATGTCACTGGCAGCCGGACTGCAGCGTTCCCAGGAGAAAAGCTCCATCTGCCCCTCACTGCAGGACTTCTCGTTCACTAGCTGGAATCCGGAGCAGGTAAGAGAAAACGGATCAAGTGCTTATTTCTATCAGTTGTTTCTGAATACTAGTTGTAATATGATTAGGTTATGGAATTTCCATCCTGCTGATCTGATTTAATCCTTTGTTAAGCTGACCcctttttttgttcagtttatCACTCTTTTAGTTGAAGCATAAAGGAAATCCTATTTTACTACAGCTCAAGTGTGAGCAACCATTTTTGCTTGAAAAGTGAAAGTCCTTAGAAATGTAAAGTCCTGCAGGTTTGAATTTAATATCGTATGCATGTTCTTTCAGACCATGAATCAGCTCTTAGAGAAGATGAAGCAGGGCGAGCATGTGTTTGACGTGAACAATGAGCCAGAGCCAGAGCCAGAGGAAGATGACTGCCCTGACTTTGATGGTGACTATGAGGAGGGAGTGGGTGACTGTGAGGATGGATCAAAGGAACACAAGGAAGGTTGTGAGCCCTCTGGCTCTGGCAAAAGAAGGTAAGATTGAGGATTGCACAGCAGCTCACGGaagtcttttgtttgttttttttcccttcccctTGTCTGTCTCCTAAACCTTTCCTATAAATGGATGGTAAATTTGCTTTAGTTTGAATGGTTTTTATGATGCCATACAGGGATGTGATTCCCATTGGAGAGGGAGACATCACCACCATGTGCTTGCAGCTGTCCTCTCAGCCCAGGGAGTATTCATACTTCAGCCCCAGGACCATGGCCACGTGGGCTGGACCTGGCTACTGGCAGTTCAAACCGAAGCACAAGTGTGAGTGAAATTAAGGTTTTAGCAAAGACCCATTTTAGTTGCAGTAAAAGCGTTGCATTATTGCACCTTATACCGAAATACCAAACACCAAATTTTCTTTGAATGTAAATAACGTAATTTTTGTAAGCTTTCATATTTAAGAAACTATCCAATTTACAAAGCCAATGAGCAGCCGGAGACATCAAAAAGGTGTTGAAATtgtgctgctttttaaaattttccacTTCCCAACAGTCGGTGGTTACAAAGAGCTTCTGTTTTCATCACACAAAGAAACTCCTCAGCACAACTCCTTAGCTTAACCACCCTACTTGCTGTACTACAACAGGTCCTGAGTAATACGCGTCAGCAAGAAGGCTGTAAAACTGACTAGAATAACTGCCTAGGATCAAACACTTCAAACCAGTCTAGACCTGATATATCGTTAGTGACTTGTAACACAGTGCCTTCTGAAGCAGAACACGGTCCAAAAATTATGTCCTGCTGTGCTGCAGTTGTTAAACATCACAGCGCCATCCTTCAGGTCAGATTTGGCTTCAGATATAGAGATATTTGTGAGATGTGAGCAGACATTAGAGAAGTAGTTACGCTAAACAAGACATGTTACATATTACAGTTTGTGTAGATGTTGACAGAAACACACcacattaaaaaatgttcttATTTATGTTGGTAAGATTAAATGTAGGCTTATGCTACTGCGTTTATTTTTGAAGTAACATGTGATGCATGCCACATTCACCTTGGTCATTATCTAGCCTGTCATAAGTAATGCCTGAAATCTATCATAAATGCATTCGGATGCATTATGCTGTCATACTGAAAGCATAATGTTTACAAATTAggattattttctgttttgagtGATGTGGTGGTAAATTAGGCCTTTTCTCTAACAACTGAGATGTTTTCTAATGGTTGTCCTTTCTTACTGAATGTGCGCAGTGCCATCTGTAATCTCTGACCATCTTTATGTACTTTTATGTCATACAGTGGATCATTTGCCTGACAAGGAGACACGTAAAAGGAAGCCCAAAAAGACCTTTGAAATAGACTTCAATGACGATGTCAACTTTGATACCTACTTCCGAACAacaagggtaaaaaaaaaaaaaccccatctctgctgcttctgtttttttttcttttagtatttATGAAGCTGTCAAATACATTCACCTGTTAAACTACAGTGACTACTTTTTGAGTCATAGATGACCAGCTCTGCaatcatttcagtgtttcacgTCATTGTGAACAGAGCCAGCCTGCTGCCATGGTTATTATAATAACATCAGTCTCATGTACAAATATTAGTAATGGTGACAGGTTGTTTTGAGGTAAAGCTTAGCGTGTTCTGTAGCAGAGTCCAGTGCTGTGACAGAGTCCGAGGTGATCATTCTCAGCGTGCTACAAACAGAGGCACTGTGGCTATAACGTAGTACTTTTTGGAGTAGTGGCCATGGCAACACAGTATTCAGCACTTTGAGAATTATTTCTGATGCAGCCTCCATCCCAATTACCATGTGTGGAAGTCTTTTATGTATCTGCTCTGGACATCtggttttaaatttttgttGACCAACAtgtaaatgctttaaaaaatttaTAGCCAcctacagtttaaaaatttgAAGCAAGAGAGAAGCTTTTTGACCATGAAATAATCAGTTTGTTCAGAATGAAGACAGAATCAGTGCTAATAAATTACCATGACACTATATATAACTGTGTAAGGGTGTTATCCTTGTGAACTGAACCTAAACTCATTTGTTTGTCAAGTATGCATCAGGAAACTTGCTGATCTGAGTCTTTTCTTGTGTGCTTCTGCATTGAAACATAACTCTTGTGATTTAACTATAATGATTAAATTCGGTTGAATCTCTAAAAGGATTTGTAGTTTTGAAGTTTTGGATTACAAATTTTTGGAAAACTCACCAACCAAACTTTATCTTCCTTTCCTTTCACAGGCTGCCACCACTAACACCAAGTCTGCTCTAAGtgccagaaataaaaaaacaactctaCCAGCAGATTTCCAGTTTCCTCCAGAGACGCTCTCCCAGCTCAGCCTCAAACCCTCCAGCACAGTAAGACTTATTTCTTTTTGCCATTTCAGGCCATACTTTATGTTAGTATTttgtaatttaattaaaattattaaCCTTTTTTAGATACTTCTAACTCTGCAGACATGATTTAATATTTAcatctattttctttttagtttttttaaatatggctTGCAGTATCACATGGACTTCCTATTTACCTCTCTGATGTAAAATGCGATATCTCAAAAATGATCTCGGATGTGTTTGAATCTCATATcaactgtttgttttgtttttgttttcataaaatTGGGCAGTTTTACAGTCCGTATCTAATTTACTCAATATTTCCGTAATTGAGTGCAAGTTGTTTTGGACGTATTAATATTGATCAATCTGGTCTTGTTTACTCTAGTTAAGTCCAGAAGGACAGAAGAGGCTTTCTGCAGAGCTCGGAGAAGGCATTGGAGATTATGACTACAACAACGCCAATGACACAGCCAACTTCTGTCCAGGTCTACAGGTCTGAAAAACTCTTTTTAGCTTCACTTTTGATTTGATTCTAGGAAAGCTCATTTCAGGTGTTCATTTATCACAAGGGATAACTTCAACAGGTAGCTCCGCACATACAACAATCACTAGTATATATTGTTAGTATtagtaaagaaataaaaattcatatttttccttttgttctgATCAGTTACAAATGCCTACGACTCATCTTTTCTGCGGCATTTGACATACTACAGATGTGGCCTGTGTCTAACCATATACATTAAATGTGATTATGCAGAACAACAATGTCTATCTCGGCCCCTGTGTTCAAGATGGCAGCAAACTGGCACCTACTCTCCCTATGTAATACATCAATTTGTTGGAAGACCAATAAATGGATATTTTTGAGTAGAATAACCCCACTTTTTCACCATTTAACCACATCAGTGATTTCCATCCACTGTTTTGCTGTTCCTGTCGTATTGAGTGCAGTCATTTATTCTTGTCTACTTTTGAGTCACACGTCACCAGCTGCTAGTATCTCCTGAACAGCTTGGTTGTACttgattgtgtgtttttgttgcatATTTTGCAGGTACTGTGCTGTGCTCGAGTTTGATATAGTTCCTTATTTATGTACTAAATCGTGATCAGAGGCTGTCACAGGGCTGTCAGTCTCACAAATCCTTAGGCTTGTCTCACTGACTGCGCTAGGAAACAAAAATACATGGCAGTGCTATAGCAATTATATCTCtatatgacatttttatatCAGCGCGGCTGTtaaaaaccttttcttttaTGTATCACACACCTGTGACTAACGCTACATGGAAACTACACCCTTTCTGCATCAAATCTTGTGGAAGAAGCTAAAAGCAACATCTAAACCTGCTGAGGAATGAAAGAATTAACAAATCCACGTCACAGCAGATCAACAACTGATTAGGAACCACATGtcaaatctttattcatcttctgtttcaggGAGGtgacagtgatgatgatgttgaaGGGTTTGCTGGTTCAGATGACACACAGCCTTCGAGTGACAGCATGCCTCCGCCCTCACAAGATCTCGAGGGGGTGTCCACCTATGGGGAGGAGGATCTGGTACCTGAGCCACACAGGGTGAGCAATGCAACTAGTTTAGTTGTGCTTTAAGTGGCTCGTCCCTTTAGTACCATCTCTGCTCAAAAGCTTCTgcagtaatattttttttatcataccCCACTGAAAAATAGAAGATAGAACTGAAACAGCTGTATGACTTATGACAAATAATCATTAATAATGGATATATTATAAGCAGAATTTTTGTTTGTAAAATTCTATAGTTCTACTTTTATTGATTGTTTTTGTAGGTCAACAAGATTGAAATCAACTACGCCAAGACAGCAAAGAAAATGGACATGAAGAGACTCAAGAACAGCATGTGGACTCTTCTGACTGACAGCCCAGAAAAACCCACAGAGGTAAATTACACACCACGtattagcttctttttttctgtggtgCATACAGTGACAAATTTAAGGTTGGTCATGCCTCGCATGCGGTGGGCACAGTTGCCTGCCAGGCGGCCCTTTTTCACTGCGTTTCTGTTTGAGTCTGTGTTTTATTACTTGTTCCTTGGTGTTCCCTATAGGGGGTGGAGACTGTGGAGAAACCTGAAGTGTGTGGAGAGAAAGTGTTCAGTCAAACCACAAAGACGTTGCTTCAAAGGTACAAGCAGACCTCTTGTCATGTCGGCCATGGCACAGCTCTAATGAGGAGTATCAGACCTCACCAAAAGAATATTAGATATAAAATTATGCTTTGAGATGTAGAAGTTTCTCTGACAAGCTAGTGTGAAGCTATACACGATTACATCACGGTGTCACTGAAATACTAATTCCATTAGAATCATGAAAGTCATCATTGCTGTGATATAAAATTCTCTGtctcactcgctctctctgtctctctctcacacatatTCAGATTACCAAACACAATGGCTCAAAACCTGTCAGTGGCACTGGCGTTTGTTGCTTTACTTCATCTTGCCAATGAAAAGGTGAGTGttgtttgctgtatgttttgtttatttgatttcatttattattatgatgatgaatGTACTCTCCTCATGTTGGTGTAAAATGAGCTGCAGCATCAAGGGATGAAAAATTAAACCAATATCAAACTGCACTTCCCATAGCAGCCAGATTGGCTTTAAATGCAAAGATGGTTAAAGCTAATGTGATGTCACCCATTGATTTTGGACTCTGCACCTTGTTGGTTTATTGAAGCACAAACTACTGAGATGATTTGTACCACATAGTAAGCTATAATATTAGTCTGATAATCCAGTAAAACACACCAACAGTGCACACACAGTGTAAATGTTATGTAATGACTACAGCAGACTACACCTCTATGCTCCAACTCTATTATCTAGATGATGAGATGTAAAACCTTACATCTGCAGATACCAGACACATTTTTTGTACCAGGCTTTATAATGCTTTACAGTTaggcattttaacatgggagtctatggagATTGACTCCTTCTTTTGAGTCAACCTCAAGTGGTGGTTAGGGGAACTGCAGTTTTAACCTTCATActatttaaagcattttttgtgCCCTGTGGATAGCGGTGTTATCCTCCTGGAGGTTAGAAATGTTTCATCGTAGGATGAAGATGTTCAGTCAGAGCAGCCTCATGTTGATTTGCAGTGCCAACTTGAGGTTTTCCTTTGCTTTATCAAACATTTGTGCATCGTACATTCTGCTCTTCTCCTGGAGAAGTTGTGGAAAACACGAGGACTAATAGATTTAAATATCTGATAACGACATTTATTGCATTATATTCCAGTGCAGCCTACTCTTGACAACTTAAAGATGTGTTTTGCTTCCACTGAATTCATTACGTCTTTTTATTTGGCACAGTGTAGAAGAGTAAGCCATTAGACAGCTATCACAAATGCTGATAAggctaataaaaataaataaaattacatcCTAAATGACAGCTTTTGATATttgatcattaaaatttaaattatgtttttgagGGGGGAAAAACAGCGGAGAAGAGGGatggggataaagggcaaaaaacaaaaaccaacaaaataagcagacaaaaaatacatatatcgatcacctggatcacctgttgagaaagaaaaaagaaaacaagcagaagaaaacgagagcaacagaataaacaacatcacgatgatatatgggaatataacagtaaatactaaatattaaacattattgtgcagcacgtaagatcgacagcgcacagtgtgctttgaggtaggagccaaaaagggtgtagttagtgtgtgtgagcccccgtgtgtacacctgtgagcatgaacgcgcttgtttttaaaaggttccttcatgtaatgatctgctagagggtgtggggggccacagccccgtcctccagggcatgaagcaggtatggaggagatcaaaactccagacatccagaggcccccagaacacaagagaccaaggaagaccaacagaggggcagccgcgccactatcccagaaagagctgaggagagtcccagatgaggggtcactcagcagccgcggagcagaagccaggggggggttgcagtgacgtgcccgtgagctccccaggctccaggccccgataagcagccaccaggagtgagccggtgcgtacctggacgcccatccccggacacaaagaaccaccaacgcaccgatgtctgagggcgtctgccactggcagggggagtggtggggggagataggcctccataccttggagggcctgagatgtccccagagaggtggcgtctgatacccaacctgacatatagacacagacatacaggcacacacagatacaaacatccattcccaccctcatgctctcatatgcaattactcaacactcaaccaacgtggagacagacatagagagacactgtacacacaatcacactccccaagcgtactctaagccccgggtctaggtacccttgctcctggagggggaaactgtaCCCaaacccaggtggtgttacccttttccctgcggtggggggaagcagaccaccccgactccgcagcagcagggaggccccacattccagaccccagtcggatagccaactcctcctcctagccccccccactccagcaggccgcagagaacaggggtgtgagaagactccaaacctccctccgcccgctgATATGTGCTCATTGCTCATTTGCTCATATGCtcatttttccccctctttctttctcccttttcttttcctcattcaagtctgtcccgtatctagcaagtgaaaataaaaaaaaaataaaataaacaataaaaggtgaatcaaatagaccatcacagcaaggctgggatggtccatttggtaaagtaaatccgttgggtatctttcttcaccttcagacaataattctgatggcaaaagaaccaaacgggacagacaaaaaaaaaataaattgtgtttttgatctgaatttttaaaaaatattgataaTTTAAACATTTGTAAGTAGTATTTTTGCATCTTTTGGGGgtatgcaatatttttttatttttttgggtgAGATCAGACATTGATGTGGTTTCATACAATCAACAGCATGAATAAAGCCTGAAACAGACTCTGCCACTATGgccttttaaaaaattttatttattttgctttagcACCAGGAAATTTAACTAAGGAAGGAAACGGGAAGTTTGGGTGTGTAATTGGgcaatttatttttcagttcattcattcattctttattTCCTGAAATAGGATGTCCAAACATTCTCATTCCTGATTGGCTGGCAGATGTTCCTTAAAGTTACATATCTGGTTCAGCAAGTCCACAGAGTACATTAAAATGTAGTACTGCTGTGTCATGCTTACAAATAGTCAGtcctaatgtttgtttttgttttgttttttttacagaattTGGAGCTGGTGAAGGTTGATGACATGTCAGATATCATCATTAAACAAGGCCACTGAGGGAATTATGAATCATATGAGGCTTACTGCTACTCTTTTCTTCAATTCTCTTCTTTTTCAGCTCTTTACTTTgtataattttttctttttgacactGTCCTGTTTCTATCTCCTGTCTCTACATGCTTTTATTCTTTATAATATAGTATAACATTTGTTTCTCCTTTCAGTTTGTGCAATTGATGCATATCCTGTGTGTAGCTAATTTAACTACTCAACAGCacacaaaaaatgtacattgtgaacagaaataaaagctttttttctaaaatctGATGGAGAAATTAATTCCAAAACATGCTACCCCACATTTTTTGTTCTTTGAGAATGAACAGGCAGTATTTCAGCACACTTAAACAATGACTTTCAAACAGTTTTCCCAAATTGACGTAATGCCTTTGATTATTTTTAGCTGCTTCTGATTCAAAGCAGCTTGCAGCAGTCATGACATAAGGGCATGCAATGACCAATATTCAATCTTCGTCACCAGTTTCACCAGACAAAGAAACCGGTTTGTCAGGGCTCAAGCTGCTAGCTGGCTGAAATTTGTGACACCAGGAGAGGGAGGAGTAACTGAGCTGAGGCCACTGCTGCTAATCTTTAAGAGTGCTGCTCTCCAGTTTCACTGTTGTCCCCcttgaaacttaaaaaaaaaaccccgtaTACAAATATGTACATCCTCGTTTACTATCAAAAATGCATTGGGTTACTTTACAGTTATGCTAAGTTAGAAAGCAAGTTTGTCAGCCATCCTGAACACAAAGTTCTCGGAAAGTTTCACCGCCAGCATATCATGGGTACATCTTGGTATGACGCCTTCTTTAACAATAGAAGAGGGACTGCCGCCTACAGGTGTTTTTGGAGACAATAAAGGAAGTAAACGTATGCACCTGCAAAATAAAAGCACGTAGGTCTACAATGAAAGTTTGATTCGCTTCAAAATCATTACAGTACTTTTACAGGTAGTGAAAATCAATATCTGAATACgagtatataaaatataatgacgAATATTACTGTGTAAAAATTAAAGGAGAcatatttgtttatataaactttttttctttaatgtttaCCCAACCACTGTAGCCTAAAACGTTAGGTTGCTTTATTTTGGAAACCAAAGGGCGGAAACGGAGTTGTCGTTCACTTAACAGTTGGAAGAAGGCAattaagggaggaaaaaaacaaccagGAAGTAAAACAGGGAGAAACGTATTTGCTTCGAGACTTTAAACTGGttttaaaaggttttaaatcaaatcgtcaacttttaaagaaagtagatcCTTCGGTTTGCGGATAGAGGACattttttccagcaagatggacACTGATCCGGTAGGTGATAATGACCTTTGTTTATGTTGTTCAGAAAGCCTCCCCGCCGTCACCAGTTTGTTCAGCGACAGTCTCAAACAGGTGTTCTTCCACATAAATCAACTTGTACTTAACTTGAAACCTACCTCGACTGAAAATAACTTAAGTCGGCGCActaactttttcatttttgaggGAGTAAAGCAGTAAGTaaagcagcttaaaaaaaaTGGCCTAATTACACACAGTACTCAGTACGTGTTGGAAATGATTTTTGTAA includes these proteins:
- the ncaph gene encoding condensin complex subunit 2, translated to MSGASTPVSRVQPGWMSSSLKNKGLSPAGSSTPLLSAFPGNDDEQERRQRRRSRVIDLQAASDSSFNDSASHSTVGTPAAVPKLSNAQISEHYSTCIKLSTENKITTKNAFGLHLIDYMADILKQKDSELTNFKVAAGTLDASTKIYAVRVDAVHADAYRVLGGLGAETKPGEGHGATEEDGDDAGLAGGEVTAKQPKKKRPPKKTVEQNLSNINSAESERRCEVDPMFQRMASSFDESSTAGVFLSVLFSESSRCELLFPSHMTLLQSRPAYSPPPPQGVPASPFMAGLQRSQEKSSICPSLQDFSFTSWNPEQTMNQLLEKMKQGEHVFDVNNEPEPEPEEDDCPDFDGDYEEGVGDCEDGSKEHKEGCEPSGSGKRRDVIPIGEGDITTMCLQLSSQPREYSYFSPRTMATWAGPGYWQFKPKHKLDHLPDKETRKRKPKKTFEIDFNDDVNFDTYFRTTRAATTNTKSALSARNKKTTLPADFQFPPETLSQLSLKPSSTLSPEGQKRLSAELGEGIGDYDYNNANDTANFCPGLQGGDSDDDVEGFAGSDDTQPSSDSMPPPSQDLEGVSTYGEEDLVPEPHRVNKIEINYAKTAKKMDMKRLKNSMWTLLTDSPEKPTEGVETVEKPEVCGEKVFSQTTKTLLQRLPNTMAQNLSVALAFVALLHLANEKNLELVKVDDMSDIIIKQGH